One Myripristis murdjan chromosome 17, fMyrMur1.1, whole genome shotgun sequence DNA segment encodes these proteins:
- the ap1g2 gene encoding AP-1 complex subunit gamma-like 2 has translation MSPSVRLQEMIRVIRSARTQGEERGVIQRECAAIRAQFRQADNGGRSHNLAKLLYVHMLGYPAHFGQMECVRLIASPRYSEKRVGYLGAMMLLDEKQDASLLITNSIKNDLSHSSQYVQSLALCTLACMGSAEMCRDLAPEIDRLLRASNSYIKKKAALCAVHIVRKVPELGELFTPAARSLLSEKNHGVLHGAVVLITELCERNPETLEQFRKTVPDLVQIMKGLVTTGYSPEHNVAGISDPFLQVRILRLLRILGRNNDAASDAMNDLLAQVATNTDSSKTAGSAVLYETVLTVMDIKSESGLRVLAVNILGRFLLNNDRNIRYISMTSLQKIVVTDHNAVQRHRGTIVDCLKDPDASVKRRALELSLALVSAVNIRSMMKELLLFLSSCPPELKAQAACGIFNAAERYAPSQRWHIDTILHVLTTAGGDVRDETVPNLIQLITTASDLHCYTVHKLYRALITDISQQSLVQVACWCIGEYGDLLLRGECDEIEPVQVSEDDVLDALETVLQSHMSSPATRGFALTATMKLSTRITDNVDRIRSIVSIYGSCIDVELQQRAVEYNALFKKYDHMRAAVLERMPVIDKSSPDHSNGESGGGALKEVEPPKLKQGEAVTAQEPANQVCDLLDLLGGSEEPPQPGPILGSTAPGPASTAGGDLLDLLGGLETPETPETPALTPAPTLTVYEKNGVTLKLHCHKQSETGLTVTLTASNSSDWDMSSFTLQAAVPKSVQLHMKAPSGDFLPARGTATLTQTVLLNNPNKVMLKMRIRMSYTSQGSAFQDTMQIDSFPGPACH, from the exons atgtCTCCATCAGTGCGTCTCCAGGAGATGATCCGGGTCATCAGGTCAGCCAGGACGCAGGGCGAGGAGCGGGGTGTCATCCAGAGGGAGTGTGCTGCCATCCGGGCACAGTTCAGACAAGCTGACAACGGGGGGCGCTCTCACAACCTGGCCAAGCTGCTTTACGTGCACATGCTGGGCTACCCTGCTCACTTTGGTCAG ATGGAGTGTGTCCGTCTGATAGCGAGCCCTCGCTACAGCGAGAAGCGTGTGGGATACCTGGGAGCCATGATGCTGCTGGATGAGAAGCAAGATGCCAGCCTGCTAATCACCAACTCCATCAAGAA tgacCTCTCTCATAGTAGCCAGTACGTGCAGTCCCTGGCTCTGTGCACGCTGGCTTGCATGGGCTCCGCTGAGATGTGCAGGGATCTGGCGCCGGAGATCGACAGGCTGCTACGAGCCTCCAACTCCTACATCAAGAAGAAG GCTGCTCTGTGCGCCGTTCACATTGTCAGAAAAGTCCCAGAGCTGGGGGAGCTCTTCACCCCCGCCGCGCGCTCGCTCCTCTCAGAGAAAAACCACG GTGTGTTACACGGCGCTGTGGTGCTGATCACTGAGCTGTGTGAGAGGAATCCAGAGACGCTGGAGCAGTTCAGGAAG ACAGTGCCGGACCTGGTTCAAATCATGAAGGGCCTGGTAACAACAGGGTATTCTCCAGAGCACAATGTGGCAGGAATCAGTGATCCTTTCCTACAG GTCCGCATCTTGAGGTTGCTGAGAATCCTCGGCCGCAACAACGATGCAGCGAGTGATGCCATGAACGACCTCCTCGCCCAG GTGGCTACCAACACTGACAGCAGTAAGACTGCGGGCAGTGCTGTGCTCTATGAGACTGTTCTCACCGTGATGGACATCAAGTCAGAGAGTGGCCTCAGG GTTCTGGCTGTGAACATCCTGGGAAGATTTCTCCTCAACAATGACAGGAACATTCG GTATATTTCCATGACATCTCTGCAGAAGATCGTTGTGACAGACCACAATGCAGTGCAGCGTCACCGGGGCACCATAGTGGACTGCCTGAAGGACCCTGATGCTTCTGTGAAACG CCGTGCCTTGGAGCTTTCCTTGGCCCTGGTGTCAGCCGTCAACATTCGCTCCATGATGAAGGaactgctcctcttcctctcctcctgcccaCCCGAGCTGAAGGCCCAAGCCGCCTGCGGCATTTTCAATGCCGCCGAGAG gTATGCGCCCTCCCAGCGCTGGCACATTGACACCATCCTGCATGTCCTCACCACG GCAGGGGGCGACGTGAGAGACGAGACGGTGCCAAACCTGATTCAGCTCATCACCACGGCCTCAGACCTGCACTGCTACACCGTCCACAAGCTGTACCGGGCGCTGATCACTGACATCTCTCag CAATCCCTGGTGCAGGTGGCGTGCTGGTGTATAGGAGAGTACGGGGACctgctgctgagaggagagTGTGACGAGATAGAGCCAGTTCAG GTCAGTGAAGACGACGTCCTGGATGCCCTGGAAACCGTACTGCAGTCCCACATGTCATCCCCGGCAACCCGAGGCTTTGCTCTCACGGCCACCATGAAGTTAAGCACACGCATCACTGATAATGTGGA TCGGATTCGCAGCATCGTCAGCATCTACGGCAGCTGTATAGACGTGGAGCTCCAACAGAGGGCAGTTGAGTACAATGCTCTCTTCAAGAAATACGACCACATGAG GGCAGCGGTGCTGGAGAGGATGCCTGTGATTGACAAGAGCTCCCCGGATCATTCCAACGGAGAGTCAGGCGGGGGGGCTCTCAAGGAGGTGGAGCCGCCCAAACTCAAGCAGGGAGAGGCAGTGACGGCCCAAGAGCCGGCTAACCAG GTGTGTGACCTTTTGGACCTGCTGGGTGGTTCTGAGGAGCCTCCCCAGCCCGGCCCGATCCTGGGCAGCACAGCACCAGGCCCGGCCAGCACCGCCGGAGGAGACCTGCTGGACCTGCTCGGAGGCCTGGAGACCCCAGAGACCCCGGAGACCCCAGCCCTCACACCAG CACCCACGCTGACAGTGTATGAGAAGAACGGAGTGACTCTGAAGCTCCATTGTCATAAGCAGTCGGAAACAGGCCTGACAGTCACACTCACAGCCTCCAACTCCTCTGACTGGGACATGAGCAGCTTCACCCTGCAGGCAGCGGTCCCCAAG AGTGTCCAGTTACACATGAAGGCCCCCAGCGGGGACTTCCTCCCTGCACGAGGCACAGCAACACTGACCCAGACGGTGCTCCTCAACAACCCGAACAAG GTGATGCTGAAGATGAGGATCCGCATGTCTTACACCAGCCAGGGATCAGCCTTTCAGGACACGATGCAGATCGACTCGTTCCCCGGCCCTGCCTGCCACTGA